GCGATCAAGAGCGAACAAACACAGGCGAAGGCAAAAATCACCTGAAACGCCTCGGCACTGATCCCAGGGCGGAAAAGACCGATCTGAGTGAACCAAAACACCGAGAGCGATAATTGATGGTCGATCAAGCCGTCCGGCGAGCTAATATCGCGAACTTCGAGCATCGTCCGCAGAAAATAGACGAAAACCAACAGACCACATAGGATGCGAAAGATGTCGAGCGGAATTGCCGCGACCGGACGAAATAAGGTCGTCCGAACGTTCGTCAAAAGCATTGAGCCCGAAAGCGGCACGGTCCGTCTTGAGGAATCGTCCATTTATTGGCGATGATGAAATTAACCGCATTGATAATCGCATGCGCCTTTGTCGGCGTCAACGCCAGGATCGTGATGAATCGTGACCGTTGCACCACGATCCCGCTAGCACAAAGTATCGCCACGGCATCGGCGTTTCGCCTTGCGTTTGTTGATGAAAAGTAGTTAAATAATGGTTTGCTCTTGGGAGCGTATCTTTAGCCGAAAGGGGGTGAGACGATAAATGGCTTTTATTACAGTAAATTCGAACGAATCGATCGAATCTGCACTTCGACGCTTTAAGCGGAAAGTGATCAGCGAAGAGATCATCAAAGATCTTAAGAAACACGCTCACTTCATCCCGCCGTCACAGAAGGCAAAACTGAAATCGGCAAATGCGCGTAAGCGTAACCGCCGTCGTTTCCGCCAACAACGGCCGATGAATAACACGTCAGCCCGCCCGGCAGCACCGCAAAACCGGTAGGCCGATCGGCGATGAAAAAATAAGAGGTGAAAAAGTGGAAAAGTAGTTTCGCTTTTTCGCCTCTTTTAGCTTTTACTCCAGATGAATAACGAACGAACCCGAATACTGATCACGAACGACGACGGCATACACTCCGAGGGGATCGCCGCACTCGAAGAAGCATTGCGCGAGATCGGCGATGTCTATGTGGTCGCCCCCGAATCGGAGATGAGCGGAGCAGCACATAGCCTGACGCTCGCACGCCCCTTACGAATACGCCAGATCGACGAACGTCATTGGACCGTCGATGGCACGCCGACCGATTGTGTAACTCTGGCTCTGAACCAGATATTGTCCGCGGCCGATGCCCCGCACATCTGCTGTTCGGGGATCAATCACGGTGCCAATCTGGGCGATGATGCCACATACTCCGGGACGGTCGCCGGAGCGCTCGAGGCAACGATCCTTGGTGTTCCGGCCCTTGCATTCAGCCTGACATCGACGCGCACCCACGACTTTACCGAGTCGGTGCGGGTCGCCCGCGAGGTTACGGCGAAGGCGGTCGCTGAGGGCATTCCGCAGGGTACACTGCTAAACGTAAATATTCCGAAGGGCGTCCCTGCAGGTTTGCGTGTAACGATGCAAGGTTTTAAGACTGCACGTCCAGTGATCAGCGAACATATTGATCCAAGGGGCAAGCCATACTATTGGATCGGTGAGGTTCGCGAGGGATTTCGTGCCGAGGGCGGCACCGATTTTGAGGCGATCGACGAGGGATACGTTTCGATCACGCCGATGCGGAGCGACCTGACCAATCATCTCGTGCTCGAACAACTGAAATGCTGGAACACGTAAGACAACGATGAGCTTTCCAACCGGAAAAAAAGGTAACGCCGATGGATACGAAATGGTCCGTACTGCGATGACCGAACGCCTGCGAGATCATTATCATATCGCCGACAAGGCTCTGCTCGAGGTAATGAATCGCCTGCCTAGGCACGCTTTTGTCCCCGAGGCCCTGAAGGCACAGGCATATAAGGATAATGCTCTGCCCATTGCGGGCGGACAGACGATCTCACAGCCGTTTATCGTCGCTCGAATGACCGAACTGCTCGAACTTAAAGGCACCGAAAAGATCCTGGAGATCGGCGCCGGCACGGGTTACCAGACTGCGATCCTGGCAAGCCTCGCCCGCAAGGTATTTGCCATCGAACGCCTCGCGAACCTGGCGACGGAGGCGGAACGACGTTTACGGGAACTCGGGTTCCGCAATGTCACGATCAAGGCCGCTGACGGCACTGCCGGCTGGGATCTTTATCATCCGTACGACGCAATGCTTGTCGCCGCCGGTGGCCCGGCGATACCGGACCCGCTAGTCCGGCAGTTGAAAGTCGGCGGACGACTGATAATACCTATCGGCGACAGCCAGCGTGCGCAAAACCTGATCCGCGTAACGCGCACCGCCACAGGATATACGCAGGAGAATTTCGGGCCGTGTGCATTTGTACCGCTGATCGGTGAGCACGGTTGGTCTGAGGTGGCAAAGTAGG
This is a stretch of genomic DNA from Chloracidobacterium sp.. It encodes these proteins:
- a CDS encoding 30S ribosomal protein S21 — its product is MAFITVNSNESIESALRRFKRKVISEEIIKDLKKHAHFIPPSQKAKLKSANARKRNRRRFRQQRPMNNTSARPAAPQNR
- the surE gene encoding 5'/3'-nucleotidase SurE, which codes for MNNERTRILITNDDGIHSEGIAALEEALREIGDVYVVAPESEMSGAAHSLTLARPLRIRQIDERHWTVDGTPTDCVTLALNQILSAADAPHICCSGINHGANLGDDATYSGTVAGALEATILGVPALAFSLTSTRTHDFTESVRVAREVTAKAVAEGIPQGTLLNVNIPKGVPAGLRVTMQGFKTARPVISEHIDPRGKPYYWIGEVREGFRAEGGTDFEAIDEGYVSITPMRSDLTNHLVLEQLKCWNT
- a CDS encoding protein-L-isoaspartate(D-aspartate) O-methyltransferase, with the translated sequence MVRTAMTERLRDHYHIADKALLEVMNRLPRHAFVPEALKAQAYKDNALPIAGGQTISQPFIVARMTELLELKGTEKILEIGAGTGYQTAILASLARKVFAIERLANLATEAERRLRELGFRNVTIKAADGTAGWDLYHPYDAMLVAAGGPAIPDPLVRQLKVGGRLIIPIGDSQRAQNLIRVTRTATGYTQENFGPCAFVPLIGEHGWSEVAK